In Candidatus Methylomirabilota bacterium, the following proteins share a genomic window:
- a CDS encoding endonuclease/exonuclease/phosphatase family protein — protein sequence MRIVSWNIRAGGGSRVAGITRQLEAWAPDVVALCEFRATPPSVELSRALAAAGLAHQCTTADPARPGVNRLLVAARWPLRRVRLGAEPDEPGRWLLAAVEAPRSLMLGAMHVPNRATGRKDVFYSAVLGVLGRWRRGPALVLGDTNSGLPDIDEETPVFGPREAAWLTTLERLGWLDAFRLVRGRTRAYTWYSPNRGNGFRIDQAFVNHALRPRLRDVRHAWGRRPRRRTSPLSDHAALLLDLDG from the coding sequence ATGCGAATCGTCTCTTGGAACATCCGGGCCGGCGGCGGCAGTCGGGTCGCGGGCATCACCCGCCAGCTCGAGGCCTGGGCCCCGGACGTCGTGGCGTTGTGCGAATTCCGCGCGACCCCGCCGAGCGTCGAGCTGTCGCGCGCGCTGGCCGCCGCGGGGCTCGCGCATCAATGCACGACGGCCGATCCCGCGCGGCCCGGCGTCAACCGTCTGCTCGTCGCCGCGCGCTGGCCGCTGCGCCGTGTCCGCCTGGGCGCAGAGCCGGACGAGCCGGGCCGGTGGCTGCTGGCCGCCGTCGAGGCGCCGCGCTCGCTGATGCTGGGCGCGATGCACGTCCCGAACCGCGCGACCGGCCGGAAGGACGTGTTCTATTCGGCGGTGCTCGGGGTGCTCGGCCGCTGGCGGCGCGGTCCGGCGCTGGTGCTCGGTGACACGAACTCCGGCCTCCCGGACATCGACGAGGAGACCCCGGTGTTCGGACCGCGAGAAGCGGCCTGGCTCACGACGCTCGAGCGCCTGGGATGGCTCGACGCGTTCAGGCTCGTGCGCGGCAGGACGCGCGCGTACACCTGGTACTCGCCGAACCGGGGCAACGGCTTTCGGATCGACCAGGCCTTCGTCAATCATGCCCTGCGCCCGCGTCTCCGCGACGTCCGGCACGCGTGGGGCCGGCGACCGCGACGGCGGACGAGTCCCCTCAGTGACCACGCGGCGCTGCTGCTCGATCTCGACGGCTGA